The genomic window acgtgatcaaaagcccgccccttggcaactggcatgtatttagaatagcaatagcaatagcagttagacttatataccgcttcatagggctttcagccctctctaagcggtttacagagtcagcatatcgcccccaacaacaatccgggtcctcattttacccacctcggaaggatggaaggctgagtcaaccctgagccggtgagatttgaaccaccgaactgcagttagcagtcagctgaagtgcctgcagtactgcactctaaccactgcgccacctcggctctcaatgcaatgtcctgggatcaccTGATTGCCATATGGAACCTTCCCAGGGTTCTTCGGGAAAAAACAGTCAATGGGAGAAGACCTATTCGCTAAACAACCACTTTTATTTAATGACTAGTTGATGTCCGAACCAAACGTAATCAATGTACTTATGATAGAGAGCTAATGCCTAGATTTCCTATTCAGTCAGACACTTAGTAGAAATTTCTGAATATAATAAAATTGATCGGTCAACACCATTAAGTTTCAACCTGGAGCCAGTAACCGATTTCTGGGTCATTTACAAGTATAATCAATACATAATCAAAAGAACTTATCTTCCACATATTCGCTCTTGGCAATAACTATCTCACTATCCTTATGGTTAGATATCTTCAAGGCAAACTAAGTTCTCGGGTAATTTCAGGTCCAGGTGAGATCTTAAGACAATGATGCAAAAGAGCTCTTACTGAAAGAACATATCCaggccccccaaaaaaacctggaaatcaTTTCTAcaattccttccctttttctgtaAAGTTAGTCACAGAACTAAGTTCCTAGCTAggaagaataatttttaaaatacatctttGATGTTATATTATACAACTATTGTCTGTGggggagaaatattttttttaaaagtctggcTTCAGTCTGCTGTAGATTACACAAGTGTGCCAAAAGTCCTTTCGGTGGGTATGTTTTCTTGGCTCCTATGGGGTTTGGGATGGCCGTCTTCTCTGTAGGTTCTCTCAGGATCATAACGACTGTTGTCCCGCTGCTTTTGAAACTGCCGGACCTCCCGAATGGTGAGAACACAAACCACCAAGCTTCCAAAATACAGGCAAGCAGCCACCAGGCCGAAAAGGGCCACGGATGCGTCCCCGCCTTGTACGCTGCAATTCACTGAGGTGTAACCTCGCCTGGCGTATAGCCTCTCTCTCTTCAGGCACACATCCGTGGCGTTGACTTGAATGACGAAGTGGAGGTAGAGGCCAACTGCCGCTATATAGCCAAGGCAGGCGAGGATGTGAAAGAGACACTCGGTGGCCAGCAGTCCAAGGGAAAGGCGATGGATAGGCTTTGCTCCAACAATGAGAAACAGAAGTGTTAGGCACGTCATTGTCAGGGTGAAGGCTACCCCTCCGTACACACAAGGGGCTCTCATCTGGCTGTACTGCCTGTCCACCTCGGTCACCTCTTGGAGTTCAGTCCCCTGAAATGGACTGTAGAATGAGTCGATGTTGAAAGAGCCTAGGCCGCCCAAGGAAGTGAGACCGGAGATCCCCGCGTGGGTTGCTCCTATGCAGATCAGCACCAGAATGTTGACAATGATCTCGACAAACTGCAAGACACCTGGTGGGAGGAAAAGAGATGGGGAATGAGCGCCACCATAAACCCACTCATAGATACAATCTTTATTTTCTGAATGGAACAATACAGAAGCATATAATAGGatctttggttccaccacaaaaccgcggaggacaaaatcgcgctcgacgaaagcgcgcatttgacgtcatcacagcgcgatgaaaacatcgtgctgtgatcgaaaaatgtaaaaataaagcgaaatccttaccctaacccccccaaacctaaccctaaacctaacccttaaccttaccctaaatctaaccctaaacgtaacccttaacctaacgctaaacctaacgctaacccttaacctaacgctaaacgtaaccctaacgctctaaacctaaccctaacccttaacctaaccctaaacctaaacctaaaccttacctttatgtgaatcggcttgctttaattttatttttatttcaatttttaatttttttcatcacgctgtgatgacgtcaaatgcgcgctttcgtcgagcgcgattttgtcctctgcggttttgacgggtcacgggatcTTTTAGCCCCAACTGGACTGAGCCCACacgttttaacttttttttttcaaattaactaTTAATAAAACCCAAATACCGTTCacccatcacaaaatctccagaactgtgaagcctacaaacttgaaattcagc from Thamnophis elegans isolate rThaEle1 chromosome 8, rThaEle1.pri, whole genome shotgun sequence includes these protein-coding regions:
- the LOC116512133 gene encoding MARVEL domain-containing protein 3-like, whose protein sequence is MPHSGKFRQDTNYIPRENPNYFDKRRRPPNSSGGRLSHGTMEHSRSSSAFAEPEPNHLGPRHGCDNPPPPYYPSKKTFSEKCSNLCSRRGVLQFVEIIVNILVLICIGATHAGISGLTSLGGLGSFNIDSFYSPFQGTELQEVTEVDRQYSQMRAPCVYGGVAFTLTMTCLTLLFLIVGAKPIHRLSLGLLATECLFHILACLGYIAAVGLYLHFVIQVNATDVCLKRERLYARRGYTSVNCSVQGGDASVALFGLVAACLYFGSLVVCVLTIREVRQFQKQRDNSRYDPERTYREDGHPKPHRSQENIPTERTFGTLV